In one window of Arachis ipaensis cultivar K30076 chromosome B06, Araip1.1, whole genome shotgun sequence DNA:
- the LOC107605182 gene encoding D-amino-acid transaminase, chloroplastic isoform X2 produces MASLRLQFLPQNPVPLFSNSTLHYAPRTLSFSKVEHRQRRFFPITTSLTDSNYSGVGVGGGGGGLFGATSQVFDVPLLSCNEAIERLKTFRETIKGKQQYLAMYSSIFGGVTTDPAVMVIPMDDHMVHRGHGVFDTAAIMDGYLYELDQHLDRFLRSASMSKIDPPFDRESIRRILIQTLSPAGCHQSSLYAIVIQDLSLSSTSSRGVKVVTSSIPIKPPQFATTKSVNYLPNVLSKMEAEEAGAFAGIWLDHEGFVAEGPNMNVAFVTKEKELIMPHFDKILSGCTAKRILTLAEKLLSKGKLRGIRMKHVTVEEGKSSAEMMLIGSGVLVCPVVQWDEQVIGDGKAGRITKALFNLIVEDMESAPPTVRIPVPY; encoded by the exons ATGGCTTCTCTCCGGCTCCAATTCCTTCCACAAAATCCCGTTCCGTTATTCTCCAATTCCACTCTTCATTACGCTCCGCGAACTCTCTCCTTTTCGAAAGTGGAACACCGCCAACGCCGTTTCTTCCCAATAACAACTTCTCTGACGGATTCTAACTACTCCGGAGTCGGAGTCGGAGGCGGAGGTGGAGGCTTGTTTG GTGCTACTTCTCAAGTATTTGATGTTCCACTTTTATCTTGCAATGAG GCTATTGAAAGGTTGAAAACATTCAGAGAAACAATAAAAGGCAAGCAACAATACCTTGCCATGTATTCAAGCATTTTTGGTGGGGTAACGACAGACCCTGCTGTTATGGTTATTCCTATGGACGACCACATGGTACACAGGGGCCATGGTGTCTTCGATACTGCAGCAATAATGGATGG GTACCTGTATGAGCTAGATCAACACCTTGATCGATTTTTGAGGTCAGCATCCATGTCTAAGATAGATCCTCCATTTGATCGCGAAAGCATAAGAAGAATCCTCATACAAACT CTATCCCCTGCAGGGTGCCACCAATCTTCTCTATATGCAATTGTAATACAGGATCTGTCATTGTCATCAACTAGTTCCAGGGGAGTTAAAGTTGTTACTTCATCAATACCCATTAAACCACCACAGTTTGCAACAACTAAGAGCGTAAATTACCTCCCAAATGTGCTGTCGAAGATGGAAGCCGAAGAAGCTGGTGCCTTTGCCGGCATTTGGCTTGATCACGAGGGATTTGTTGCTGAGGGGCCTAATATGAATGTGGCTTTTGTGACTAAAGAGAAGGAGCTTATAATGCCCCACTTTGATAAAATTCTTAGTGGCTGCACAGCTAAGAGAATTTTGACGCTTGCCGAGAAGTTGTTGAGCAAGGGTAAGCTTCGTGGGATAAGGATGAAACATGTGACTGTTGAGGAAGGAAAGAGTTCCGCTGAAATGATGCTTATTGGCAGTGGCGTTCTTGTTTGCCCTGTAGTGCAGTGGGACGAGCAAGTTATTGGAGATG GGAAAGCAGGCCGTATAACGAAGGCTCTCTTCAATCTTATTGTTGAAGACATGGAGTCAGCACCCCCTACAGTTCGTATACCTGTACCATATTAA
- the LOC107605182 gene encoding D-amino-acid transaminase, chloroplastic isoform X1 produces MASLRLQFLPQNPVPLFSNSTLHYAPRTLSFSKVEHRQRRFFPITTSLTDSNYSGVGVGGGGGGLFGATSQVFDVPLLSCNEAIERLKTFRETIKGKQQYLAMYSSIFGGVTTDPAVMVIPMDDHMVHRGHGVFDTAAIMDGYLYELDQHLDRFLRSASMSKIDPPFDRESIRRILIQTVSASKCRKGSLRYWLSSGPGDFQLSPAGCHQSSLYAIVIQDLSLSSTSSRGVKVVTSSIPIKPPQFATTKSVNYLPNVLSKMEAEEAGAFAGIWLDHEGFVAEGPNMNVAFVTKEKELIMPHFDKILSGCTAKRILTLAEKLLSKGKLRGIRMKHVTVEEGKSSAEMMLIGSGVLVCPVVQWDEQVIGDGKAGRITKALFNLIVEDMESAPPTVRIPVPY; encoded by the exons ATGGCTTCTCTCCGGCTCCAATTCCTTCCACAAAATCCCGTTCCGTTATTCTCCAATTCCACTCTTCATTACGCTCCGCGAACTCTCTCCTTTTCGAAAGTGGAACACCGCCAACGCCGTTTCTTCCCAATAACAACTTCTCTGACGGATTCTAACTACTCCGGAGTCGGAGTCGGAGGCGGAGGTGGAGGCTTGTTTG GTGCTACTTCTCAAGTATTTGATGTTCCACTTTTATCTTGCAATGAG GCTATTGAAAGGTTGAAAACATTCAGAGAAACAATAAAAGGCAAGCAACAATACCTTGCCATGTATTCAAGCATTTTTGGTGGGGTAACGACAGACCCTGCTGTTATGGTTATTCCTATGGACGACCACATGGTACACAGGGGCCATGGTGTCTTCGATACTGCAGCAATAATGGATGG GTACCTGTATGAGCTAGATCAACACCTTGATCGATTTTTGAGGTCAGCATCCATGTCTAAGATAGATCCTCCATTTGATCGCGAAAGCATAAGAAGAATCCTCATACAAACTGTAAGTGCTTCCAAATGTCGAAAAGGATCACTAAGATACTGGCTCTCATCAGGACCCGGTGATTTTCAGCTATCCCCTGCAGGGTGCCACCAATCTTCTCTATATGCAATTGTAATACAGGATCTGTCATTGTCATCAACTAGTTCCAGGGGAGTTAAAGTTGTTACTTCATCAATACCCATTAAACCACCACAGTTTGCAACAACTAAGAGCGTAAATTACCTCCCAAATGTGCTGTCGAAGATGGAAGCCGAAGAAGCTGGTGCCTTTGCCGGCATTTGGCTTGATCACGAGGGATTTGTTGCTGAGGGGCCTAATATGAATGTGGCTTTTGTGACTAAAGAGAAGGAGCTTATAATGCCCCACTTTGATAAAATTCTTAGTGGCTGCACAGCTAAGAGAATTTTGACGCTTGCCGAGAAGTTGTTGAGCAAGGGTAAGCTTCGTGGGATAAGGATGAAACATGTGACTGTTGAGGAAGGAAAGAGTTCCGCTGAAATGATGCTTATTGGCAGTGGCGTTCTTGTTTGCCCTGTAGTGCAGTGGGACGAGCAAGTTATTGGAGATG GGAAAGCAGGCCGTATAACGAAGGCTCTCTTCAATCTTATTGTTGAAGACATGGAGTCAGCACCCCCTACAGTTCGTATACCTGTACCATATTAA
- the LOC107605184 gene encoding uncharacterized protein LOC107605184 isoform X1 → METPPTPASSLFSLDTPEGLTFVASLSRLSPHLVSCHSQSLTASPRHSLGLALISSSSRSRAPRSLRRRQKQTEPVKQHLLHRWVVVVVVFLFHRSLGTSQLELNS, encoded by the exons ATGGAAACCCCCCCAACCCCAGCctcatctctcttctctctcgACACTCCAGAGGGCCTCACCTTCGTCGCGTCACTCTCTCGTCTCTCCCCTCACCTCGTCAGTTGTCACTCTCAGTCTCTCACAGCGTCACCTCGTCACTCTCTCGGTCTCGCACTCATAAGCTCGTCGTCGCGGTCTCGTGCCCCGCGTTCGCTTCGTCGGCGGCAGAAGCAAACGGAACCAGTCAAGCAGCATCTTCTCCATCGGTGGGTGGTGGTGGTCGTTGTCTTCTTGTTTCATCGCAGTCTCGGAACCAGTCAACTGG AGTTGAatagttga
- the LOC107605184 gene encoding uncharacterized protein LOC107605184 isoform X2, with amino-acid sequence METPPTPASSLFSLDTPEGLTFVASLSRLSPHLVSCHSQSLTASPRHSLGLALISSSSRSRAPRSLRRRQKQTEPVKQHLLHRWVVVVVVFLFHRSLGTSQLEF; translated from the exons ATGGAAACCCCCCCAACCCCAGCctcatctctcttctctctcgACACTCCAGAGGGCCTCACCTTCGTCGCGTCACTCTCTCGTCTCTCCCCTCACCTCGTCAGTTGTCACTCTCAGTCTCTCACAGCGTCACCTCGTCACTCTCTCGGTCTCGCACTCATAAGCTCGTCGTCGCGGTCTCGTGCCCCGCGTTCGCTTCGTCGGCGGCAGAAGCAAACGGAACCAGTCAAGCAGCATCTTCTCCATCGGTGGGTGGTGGTGGTCGTTGTCTTCTTGTTTCATCGCAGTCTCGGAACCAGTCAACTGG aattttaa
- the LOC107605182 gene encoding D-amino-acid transaminase, chloroplastic isoform X3 encodes MYSSIFGGVTTDPAVMVIPMDDHMVHRGHGVFDTAAIMDGYLYELDQHLDRFLRSASMSKIDPPFDRESIRRILIQTVSASKCRKGSLRYWLSSGPGDFQLSPAGCHQSSLYAIVIQDLSLSSTSSRGVKVVTSSIPIKPPQFATTKSVNYLPNVLSKMEAEEAGAFAGIWLDHEGFVAEGPNMNVAFVTKEKELIMPHFDKILSGCTAKRILTLAEKLLSKGKLRGIRMKHVTVEEGKSSAEMMLIGSGVLVCPVVQWDEQVIGDGKAGRITKALFNLIVEDMESAPPTVRIPVPY; translated from the exons ATGTATTCAAGCATTTTTGGTGGGGTAACGACAGACCCTGCTGTTATGGTTATTCCTATGGACGACCACATGGTACACAGGGGCCATGGTGTCTTCGATACTGCAGCAATAATGGATGG GTACCTGTATGAGCTAGATCAACACCTTGATCGATTTTTGAGGTCAGCATCCATGTCTAAGATAGATCCTCCATTTGATCGCGAAAGCATAAGAAGAATCCTCATACAAACTGTAAGTGCTTCCAAATGTCGAAAAGGATCACTAAGATACTGGCTCTCATCAGGACCCGGTGATTTTCAGCTATCCCCTGCAGGGTGCCACCAATCTTCTCTATATGCAATTGTAATACAGGATCTGTCATTGTCATCAACTAGTTCCAGGGGAGTTAAAGTTGTTACTTCATCAATACCCATTAAACCACCACAGTTTGCAACAACTAAGAGCGTAAATTACCTCCCAAATGTGCTGTCGAAGATGGAAGCCGAAGAAGCTGGTGCCTTTGCCGGCATTTGGCTTGATCACGAGGGATTTGTTGCTGAGGGGCCTAATATGAATGTGGCTTTTGTGACTAAAGAGAAGGAGCTTATAATGCCCCACTTTGATAAAATTCTTAGTGGCTGCACAGCTAAGAGAATTTTGACGCTTGCCGAGAAGTTGTTGAGCAAGGGTAAGCTTCGTGGGATAAGGATGAAACATGTGACTGTTGAGGAAGGAAAGAGTTCCGCTGAAATGATGCTTATTGGCAGTGGCGTTCTTGTTTGCCCTGTAGTGCAGTGGGACGAGCAAGTTATTGGAGATG GGAAAGCAGGCCGTATAACGAAGGCTCTCTTCAATCTTATTGTTGAAGACATGGAGTCAGCACCCCCTACAGTTCGTATACCTGTACCATATTAA
- the LOC107605186 gene encoding TOM1-like protein 2: protein MVNSMVERATSDMLIGPDWAMNIEICDMLNRDPGQAKDIVKGIKKRIGSKNSKVQLLALTLLETIIKNCGDIVHMHVAEKDVLHEMVKIAKKKPDFHVKEKILILVDTWQEAFGGPRSRYPQYYAAYQELLRAGAVFPQRSEQSAPVFTPPQTQPLASYPPNIRDSDTRQDTAGSSAESEFPTLTLTEIQNARGIMDVLSEMLNALDPSNKEGLRQEVIVDLVEQCRTYKQRVVHLVNSTSDESLLCQGLALNDDLQRVLAKHESILSGTPTQNQKPPENSKPATAGALLDVDAPLVDTGNSSKQIDRSSPPSAEAGSSTLNQLLLPAPPTANGSTIPAKVDPKFDLLSGDDYASPKADTSLALVSLGEQQPATPVNQQNALVPFDVFSNGNNAAATPVSTQLNQPPNFAGQTSQIPTQFQQQQSFVSQGGFYPQGSAPNAGSPQYEQSLYTQSSGPAWNGQVAQQPQPSSPVYGTQNTGSLPPPPWEAQAADNGSPAASTPFPQPPQVSQVMMTNGAANSQGPQTMGNGQVAGIYMQPTANSYTPAINNHVGQHNQFGMHPQHIQGMAGPYMGGMMPNQMQAGPVASMYPQQMYGNQFMGYGYGQQQGVPYIEQQMYGLSVRDDGGLRSSYQSSTISYAPSGKPSKPEDKLFGDLVDMAKVKPKPAPGRAGSM from the exons ATGGTGAATTCTATGGTGGAACGCGCCACGAGCGACATGCTCATCGGACCCGATTGGGCCATGAACATCGAGATCTGTGACATGCTCAATCGTGACCCTGG GCAAGCAAAGGATATTGTTAAAGGTATAAAGAAGCGGATTGGAAGTAAAAACTCAAAAGTCCAGCTACTTGCTCTAACT TTACTGGAGACAATCATAAAGAACTGCGGAGACATTGTTCACATGCATGTTGCAGAGAAAGATGTGCTTCATGAGATGGTGAAAATAGCAAAGAAGAAG CCTGATTTTCATGTCAAAGAGAAGATACTGATTCTTGTAGATACATGGCAAGAAGCCTTTGGAGGTCCCCGATCAAGATATCCGCAGTATTATGCTGCATACCAGGAACTGCTG CGTGCTGGGGCAGTATTTCCCCAGAGATCTGAGCAATCTGCACCGGTGTTCACACCTCCACAAACACAGCCATTAGCATCATACCCTCCAAACATACGTGACTCTGATACTCGGCAGGACACAGCTGGTTCCTCTGCAGAGTCCGAGTTCCCAACATTAAC TCTGACCGAAATTCAGAATGCACGGGGTATTATGGATGTTCTCTCAGAAATGCTAAATGCATTAGACCCTAGTAATAAAGAA GGTCTTAGGCAGGAGGTTATTGTTGACTTGGTGGAGCAGTGTCGAACATACAAACAGAGAGTGGTACACCTTGTTAACTCAACTTC TGATGAATCACTGCTTTGCCAAGGACTAGCTCTGAATGATGATCTGCAGCGTGTACTTGCCAAGCATGAATCTATTTTGTCAGGAACTCCTACTCAGAATCAAAAACCCCCAGAGAATTCAAAGCCTGCAACTGCTGGAGCACTTCTAGATGTTGATGCTCCTTTGGTTGATACTGGAAATTCTAGCAAACAAATTGATAGAAG CTCCCCTCCTAGTGCTGAAGCAGGATCCTCAACATTGAATCAGTTATTGCTTCCTGCACCCCCCACAGCCAATGGTTCAACCATCCCTGCCAAGGTTGATCCCAAATTCGACCTGCTCAGTGGTGATGACTATGCCTCACCAAAAGCAGATACTTCACTTGCTCTTGTTTCTCTTGGAGAACAACAGCCTGCTACTCCTGTGAATCAGCAGAACGCCCTTGTTCCTTTTGATGTATTTTCTAATGGTAATAATGCAGCAGCTACACCTGTCAGTACTCAGCTAAACCAGCCACCTAATTTTGCTGGCCAAACGAGTCAGATTCCTACCCAATTTCAACAACAGCAGAGTTTTGTATCTCAAGGTGGATTTTACCCCCAAGGAAGTGCACCAAACGCAGGGTCACCTCAGTATGAGCAGTCACTTTATACACAAAGTTCAGGTCCCGCCTGGAATGGTCAGGTTGCACAGCAGCCACAGCCATCTTCGCCTGTTTATG GCACACAAAACACTGGATCACTGCCGCCCCCTCCCTGGGAAGCTCAAGCGGCAGATAATGGCAGTCCAGCTGCAAGCACTCCATTTCCGCAACCACCACAAGTTAGTCAAGTGATGATGACAAATGGCGCCGCAAATTCTCAGGGCCCTCAAACAATGGGCAATGGCCAGGTTGCTGGAATATATATGCAGCCAACTGCCAACAGTTATACGCCAGCAATCAATAACCATGTTGGTCAACACAATCAATTCGGCATGCATCCTCAACATATTCAAGGCATGGCAGGGCCCTACATGGGTGGTATGATGCCAAATCAAATGCAAGCTGGTCCAGTGGCTTCCATGTATCCTCAACAAATGTACGGTAATCAATTTATGGGATATGGCTACGGTCAGCAACAAGGAGTTCCATATATTGAGCAGCAAATGTATGGTTTATCTGTTAGAGATGATGGTGGTTTAAGAAGCTCTTACCAGTCTTCTACTATATCTTATGCTCCATCTGGGAAGCCTTCCAAGCCAGAAGATAAGCTATTTGGTGACCTTGTTGACATGGCAAAGGTGAAGCCAAAACCTGCTCCAGGTCGAGCTGGTAGCATGTAA